TGGCCGCTGCCGACGGAGGCTTGACGGTAATCTCCGCGCATAGTGCGGTCATGAAGAAATCTTTGAGCAGAATGACCAGAACTATGGACCGCGTGTACGGACCGGAGTGAGAATCCGATCGTCAACTGAAGATCGTGGAGACGCCGGGCGGCCTCCGTCCCGGACGTAATCCCTGCTCGGCATGGGCGAGGCACGTATGCGGGTAGTGCATGGACTGGTCGCGGCGGCGTTATCTATCACGGCATTGACGGCACCTCAACCGGTGGCCGCACAGGACGAACCGGAGCGGCCCGCAGCCGCTCCACCAGCGCAGGAACGGGTCGCGGTGGCGGCGGCGCGCTCCGCGGGCAAGCCGGTCGAGATCGAGTCGATGCGCAGCGAGACGCGCACGGTCTTCGCCCAGCCCGACGGCACGTTGTCCATGGAGCTGAACGTCCGGCCCATCAGGGTGCGCAAGGAGGGCCGCTGGGTCCCCGTGGACACCACGCTGCGCGTGCGCCCCGACGGCGCGGTGGAGCCGGTGGCCGCCGCGGTCGGGCTGACGTTCTCCGGCGGCGGTGACGCCTCGCTCGCCCGATTGTCGCGCGGCGGCAAGTCGATGGCGCTGGGCTGGACAGGCACGCTGCCCAAGCCCACGCTGAGCGGCGACACCGCCACCTACGCCGAGGTCATGCCGGGCGTGGACCTCCAGGTCACCGCCGACGTGGACGGCTTCTCGCACCTGCTGGTGGTCAAGTCACGGGCCGCCGCGGCGGGGCTGACCGAGCTGACCTACCCGCTGTCGGCCGACGGGCTGAAGCTGAAGGCCGACAAGGCGGGCAACCTGGAGGCCACCGACGGGAGCGAGGGCACGCTCTTCATCGCGCCCACTCCGAAGATGTGGGACTCCGAGGGCATCACCAGCCCGAAGGCGCTCAAGGAGGGCCGCTCGCCCGAGGCCCGCGAGGCCACCATGGGCGTGGAGCTGTCGGGCAGGAGCCTGCGGCTCAAGCCCGACAGGAAGATGCTGACGGACGCCGGCACCGAGTTCCCCGTCTACCTGGACCCGTACTTCTCGGCCGCCCGCAACGCCTGGACCGCCGTCTGGAGCAACTGGCCCAACTCCAACTACCTCAACTCCAGCGACGTCGCCCGGGTGGGCCACGTCGAGTCGCAGAAGAACCGCTCGTTCTTCCAGATGAACACCGGCTCCACCATCCACGGCAAGCAGATCATCAAGGCGACGCTGCGCACGTACGAGACGTGGTCGTACTCGTGCAGCGCCCGCAAGGTCGAGGCGTGGGCCACCAACGCCATCAGCACGGCCACCACCTGGAACAAGCAGCCCACCTGGGTGACGCTGCTGGACACCAAGAACGTGGCCAAGGGCTGGGGCGCGAGCTGCCTGCCCGGCGGCGTCGAGTTCGACGTCACGCCGCAGGTGGTCAACGCCGCAGCGAAGAGCTGGCCGAACGTCACGATCGGCCTGCGGGCCACCAGCGAGACCGACGTCTACGCGTGGAAGAAGTTCAAGAACAACCCGAGCCTGGTCATCGAGTACAACTCGATCCCGGCCAACCCGGTGGCCGCCGACGTGTGGTCGGACCCGGGCGGCCCGTGCGTCTCCGGTGACGGGCGCCCGGTCATCAGCACCGTCGCGCCCAAGCTGTGGGCCAAGCTCAAGGACACCGACAACTCGGTCAGGGGCCGCTTCGAGTGGTACAACGCCGCCGGCGTGAAGACCGGTGAGTACCTCAGCCCGGTCGGCTCCACCGGCACCGCCTTCTCCGCCACCATCCCGCAGACCCTGTACGCCGACGGCGCGCTGATCCGCTGGCGGGTGCGGGCCGAGGACGGCAAGGCCACCAGCGCGTGGAGCCCCTGGTGCGAGGCCACCGTGGACGCCACCGCCCCCGGCAGGGAGCCGGCGGTCTCCTCGCCGCAGTACACCGAGGACTCCTGGAGTGACGGGGTCGGCCTGCCCGGCACGTTCTCCTTCGGCCCGAACGGCGTCGCCGACGTGGCCACCTACGTCTGGGGCCTGGACAGCACGCCCAGCACGGAGGTCGCCGCGGCGGCCGACGGCACGGCCACGATCGCGCTGACCCCGCGCCACGACGGCCCGAACGTGCTGGCCGTGCGCAGCAAGGACCGCGCGGGCCAGCTCGGCCCCATCCGCACCTACGTCTTCAACGTCAACGCGGGCACCGGCCCCAGCGGCCACTGGACGCTGGACGACGGCCAGGGCGGCACGGCCGCCGACGCCACGGGAGCGCACCCGGCCACGCTCAACGGGGCCACCTGGACCACCGGCAAGACCGGCACCGCGCTCAAGCTGGCCAACTCCTACGCCCAGACCGCCGCTCCGGTCATCGACACCAGCCGCAACTTCACCGTCACCGCCTGGGCCCGCCTGACCGGCAACGCCGCCTCCGCCACCGCCGTCACGCAGGAAGGCGGCAGGACGGGCGCGTTCGCCCTGCAGTACGCCAAGGCCAACGACCGCTGGGCGCTGACCATGGCGGGCTCGGACACCGACACCGCGCCCACCGTGCGCGCCCTGTCGGCCGCCGCGCCGCGCCTGAACGAATGGACCCACCTGACAGGCGTCTACGACTCGGCCGCCCGCCAGATCTCCCTCTACGTCAACGGCCGGCTGGAGGGCACGGCCGCCGTCACGACACCATGGAACGCCACGGGCCCCCTGACGATCGGCCGAGGGAAGGTCGCCGGGGCGGCTTCGGACCACTGGTCCGGGGACGTCGACGAGGTGCGCGCCTACGGCCGCGCGATGTTCGCCGACGAGATCGCCGATCTGGTCAACAGCGCTGCCACGCTGGTGGGCCACTGGAGCCTGGACGAGGAGTCCGGCTCGTCGGCGGCCGACTCCTCGGGCCGGGCGACCGCCGCGACGCTGTCCGGAGCCGCCTCGTGGACGTCGGGCTGGCTGGACGGGGCGCTCGCGCTCGACGGCGTGAACGGACACGCCCAGGCGAGCGCCCCGGCCGTCAACACCAGGACCGGCTTCACCGTCACCGCCTGGACGCAGCTCGACTACCTGCCCACCAAGGACACCTCGGCCGTGGCGCAGCCGGGGAGCCGGGCCGCCGGGTTCCAGCTCGGCTTCGACAAGGAACAGGGCCGGTGGACGCTCGGCATGGCCGCCGCCGACACCGACACCGCCGCACTCGTACGGACCCGCTCCGACGCCATCCCCAACCCCCTGGAATGGACCCACATCGCCGGCGTGTACGACCCGCTCGCCGGTCAGCTCCGCATCTATGTCAACGGCCGCCTGTCCACCACCACCGTCACCGATCACCTGAGTACGTGGAACGCCACCGGCCCGCTGCAACTGGGCCGGACCAAGGCGGCGGGCGTCTTCACCGGCTACTGGCCGGGGATCGTCGATGACGTCCGCACGTACGACGGCGTCCTGAGCGCCGAGCAGATCGCCCAGCTAGCCGCCCAGTAAGTCCCGTTTCCGCACCCCTCACTGGGAGAGGTACATGGACCCGCAGGATGAGTTAGACCTGCCCGAATCCCGCTGGAATCGTTTTCCGGAAACCGACGAACCCCACCTTCCCGACACGTCCTGGAACAACTACCGGGACGAGGCCAAGCCCGTGTCCCCCTGGCCGCGCAGGCTCGCGGCCAGCCTCGCGATCGCCGTCACCGTCCCCATGGTCTACGCGCTGCCCGCGCAGGCCGAGCCCAGGTCGGCCCCGTCCGTGCAGAAGGAGGAGCCGGTCACGGGCACCAGCGTGCCGGTGCAGCCGCCGCTGGCCGACCCCGTACAGAAACAGGCGTGGAAGGCGCCACCGGGCATCACCTGGCCCAAGCCGCAGAAGGCGGAGCTGAGCAAGAGCGCCAAGTCGGTGGCGGGGTTCCCCGTGCAGGTGGCCGCAGAGAAGGGCGCGGACCTGAGCGCCGACCCGGTGAGCGTGGAGCTGCTCGACACCGACCGGCTCGGCCTGGCGATGCGGGTGTCGCCAGGGCAGGGTGTCGTGGCGGCCAGGGCCGCGAACAGGAAGACGCCCCTCAAGATCGACTACTCCGGCTTCCGTTACGCCTACGGCGGCGACTACGGCGCCCGCCTCGGCATGGTCAAGCTGCAGGAGTGCGCGCTCAAGTCGGCCACCGCGACCGCGAGCTGCCCGCAGCCGGAGCCCGTGAAGAGCACCAACGACCCCAAGACGGGCACGCTGAGCGCCGAGGTCGAGTCCGGCGCGGTGTACGCGCTGGCCGCAGCCCCGTCCGGCCAGTCCGGCGACCACTCCGCGACCTCGCTGTCGCCCTCGGCGGACTGGAGCGTCGGCACCCAGTCCGGCGACTTCTCCTGGAGCTACGACCTGCGCATGCCGCCGGCGCTGGGCGGCGACGAACCCGAGCTGTCGCTGGCCTACTCCGCGCAGAGCGTGGACGGCCGCACCGCCTCCACCAACAACCAGGCGTCCTGGGCCGGTGAGGGCTTCGAGTTCAGCCCCGGCGGCTTCATCGAGCGCCGCTACAAGTCCTGCATGATCGACGGCAAGAAGACCGGCGACCTGTGCTGGGACCAGGAGAACGCCGTCGTGTCGCTGGGCGGCACGTCCGTCGAGCTGATCAAGGACGCCACGACCAAGCAGTGGCGGCCCAAGCGCGACGACGGCACCCGCGTCGAGGTCCTGACGGGCGCGACCAACGGGGACAACAACGGCGAGTACTGGCGGGTCACCACGCCCGACGGCACCCAGTACACCTTCGGCCTGAACCGCCTGCCCGGCTGGGCGACCGGCAAGGCCGAGACCAAGTCGGTCCAGACGGTGCCGGTGTTCGGCAACAACAGCGGCGAGCCCTGCTACAACAGCACCCCGGCCAACGCCTGGTGCCAGCAGGCCTACCGGTGGAACCTCGACTACGTGGTGGACACCCACGGCAACGCCACCACGTACTGGTACACCCAGGAGAAGAACTACTACGGCCGTAACGGCAAGCCCGAGCTGGGCACCGTCTACGACCGCGGCGCGTACCTGACCAGGATCGACTACGGCTACCTCAAGGGCGAGCTGTTCACCAAGGTGCCGGCGACCCGCGTGCTGTTCGAGGTGGCCGAGCGCTGCCTGCCCAGCGGCACCATCACCTGCGCCCCCGCCGAGCTGAAGAAGGAGACCGCCAGCCACTGGCCGGACGTCCCGTTCGACCAGATCTGCGACTCCGGGGTGAAGTGCGTCGACCGCACGACCCCGACGTTCTTCAGCCGCAAGCGGCTGACCAAGGTCACCACCCAGGTGCTCAACGCGTCGGGCCAGTACTACCCGGTGGACTCCTGGACGCTGAAGCACCAGTTCCCCGCCTCGGGCGACGGCCTCAGCCCCGCGCTGTGGCTGGCCTCCATCCAGCAGACCGGGCACGTGGGCGGCACGCTGTCGCTCCCGCCGATCACCTTCATCGGGGTCCAGCTGCCCAACAGGGTGGACACCACCGAGGGCCGGGCGCCCCTGGTCAAGTGGCGCGTCCAGGCCATCAACAACGAGTCGGGCGGTGAGCTGCGGATCAACTACGCGCCCGCCGAGTGTCAGCCCGGTGCGCTGCCGGCCGCCGACAAGAACACCAAGCGGTGCTTCCCGCAGCGCTGGGCGCCGCCGAACGAGGGCGAGGTCACCGACTGGTTCCACAAGTACGTGGTCGCGCAGACCGTCGAGGTGGACCGGGTCGCGGGCTCGCCGAGCGTCGTCACCAGCTACGAGTACCTGGACGGCGCCGCCTGGCGCTACGCCGACAACATCCTGGTCAAGCCCGAGCACCGCACGTGGTCGGACTTCCGCGGGTTCGGCCGGGTCAAGGTGCGCGAGGGCGACGGGCAGGACACCAAGCGCACGCTCACCGAGTTCCGCTACTTCCGCGGCATGCACGGCGACAAGCAGGCCGACGGCTCCAAGCGCAGCGTCCAGGTGGAGGACACCGAGGGCGTCAAGCTGGACGACCTCGACCAGTACGCCGGGCTGGAGCGGGAGGAGGTGCTCTACGACGGTGACGGCGGCGCGATCGAGACGGCCACGGTCGAGGAGCCGTGGTCGGCCAAGACGGCCGAGTCCACGCAGGGCGGCGTGACCAAGACCGCCTACGTCGTGCAGCCCAAGGCCATGGTCACCCGGACCGCGATGCCCGGGGACACGTGGCGGCGTACGGGCGAGGAGCGCGCGTACGACACCAAGGGCGTGCTGCTCCAGGTGGATGAGAAGGGCGACCTGGCCAGCGCGGACGACGACGCGTGCACCCGCTACAGCTACGCCCGCAACGACACCTCCTGGATGATCGAGTACCCCAGCAGGGTCCAGAAGGTCGCCGCCGGCTGCGGCACCGGGGTCTCCACGCTGGCCGCCGGTGAGGTGCTGTCCGACGAGAAGATCCACTACGACGGCCAGGCGAACGGCCAGGCCCCGACCAAGGGCGACGTGACCGCGGTGCAGGAGCTCGTCTCGGCCGAGGGCCAGACGATCACCGGCAGCAGCCACACCTACGACGTCTACGGCCGGGAGACCAGCGAGACCGACCCGGTCGGCACCAAGTCCGTCACCGCCTACAGCCCGGCAACGGGCGGCCCGGTGCGCGAGACCATCGAGACGAACCAGCTCGGGCACGTCGAGCGCACGCAGGTCGAGCCGGCCTGGGGCGAGCCCGTCTCCGAGGTGGACGCCAACAACCGCCGCGTCGACATGGAGTACGACGCGCTCGGCCGCCTGACCAAGGTCTGGCAGGCCGACCGCAGCAAGGCCGCGGGGCAGTCGCCCAGCACCGAATACAGCTACACGGTGCGCAACGACGGCCCGAGCATCGTCACCACCAAGACGCTGCGCGCGGACGGCGGCTACACCGTCAGCCACGAGCTGTACGACGGCCTGATGCGCGAGCGCCAGACCCAGGAGCCCGCGCCCACCGACGACCAGACGTCGGACCCGGCGCTGCGTGACGGGCGCACGATAACCGACAAGTTCTACAACTCGCAGGGCGAGGAGTACAAGACCAACACCGGCTACTTCGCCACCGGCACCCCCTCCACCGAGCTGCTGGCGGTGTCCGACACCGCGGTGCCCAACCAGGTCGTGTCGCTGTTCGACGGCACGGGCGAGGTCAACGCCGAGGTGCTCAAGGTGAAGGGCGCGGAGAAGTACCGCGTGACCGCCAAGGAGGAGGGTGACCGGCTGCACGTCACCCCGCCACCGGGCGGCACGGCGACGACCCGGATCGGTGACGCCGAGGACCGGCTGATCGAGCTGCGCCAGTACAAGGGCGCGACCCCGACGGGCGAGTACGAGTCCACCAAGTACACCTACGACCAGGCCGGCCGTCTGGCCTCGGTGACCGACCCGGCGGGCAACGTCTGGCGGCACTTCTACGACCTGCGCGGTCGCGAGATCAGGACGGAGGACCCCGACAAGGGCGTCACGACCACCACCTACAACGACGCCGACGAGGTCGTCACCACGACCGACTCGCGGGGCAAGACCCTCTGGTACGGCTACGACGACCTGGGCCGCAAGACCCAGCTGCGCGAGGGCTCGGCGAGTGGCACGCTGCTGGCCGAGTGGAAGTACGACGCGCTGGCCAAGGGCGAGCTGCACGCCAGCATCCGTTACGTGGGCGGGCAGGCGTACACGGCCGAGATCAACGCCATCGACGCCGACTACCGCACCCTGCGCCAGACCATCACCATCCCGCAGCGGGAGGGCAAGCTGGCAGGCTCCTACCAGCTCAACACCCGCTACACGCTCGACGACCAGGTCCAGTCGATCAGCTTCCCGGCGGGCGGCGGATTGGCGGAGGAGTCGGTCGTCTACAGCTACGACGGGCTCAGCCAGCCGACCAAGGTCACCGGCCTGTCGGCGTACGTCAGCGCCACCCGCTACTCCAAGATGGGCGAGACGCTGCAGCACGAGCTGGGCGAGGGCACCAAGAAGACCTGGCTCACCTACACCCACGACGAGGGCACCCGCAGGCTGACCGGCATGCGGCTGGACCGGTCGGGTGCCGCGGCCAGCGACCTGGACCTGCACTACAGCTACGACACGGCGGGCAACATCACCAAGATCGCCGATGCCGTCAACCAGGACACGCAGTGCTTCAAGTACGACCATCTGCGCCGGCTGACCTCGGCGTGGACGGCCACCGACGGCTGCGCCAGTGGCAACCCCACCGCCGCGACCATCGGCGGCGTGGCCCCGTACGCGTTCAGCTACGCCTACGACGCCACCGGCAACCGCACCAAGGAGACCAAGCACGGCTGGGGCGGCCTGGCCGACAGCGAGCGCACGTTCAGCTACCCGGCGGCGGGCGGCAAGCAGCCGCACGCGCTGAAGAGCGTGGGTGCCGACCTGTTCGAGTACGACGCGGCGGGCAACACCACCCGGCGCAAGGTCGGCACCTCCGACCAGAGCCTGGTGTGGGACGCGGAAGGCAACCTGGAGTCGGTGACCGAGGCCGGCAAGACGACCTCGTTCGTCTACGACGCCGACGGTGACCGCCTGCTCCGCAAGACCGCCACGGACGCCACCCTCTACATCGACGACATGGAGCTGCGCCTCGACTACGCCAAGGACGTCGTCGAGCAGACCCGGTACTACACCATCGGCGGCGAGGCCATCGCGGTGCGCATGCCGGACAACCAGGTCTACTTCATGGCCAACGACCACCAGGGCACCGCGCAGGCCATGGTGAACGCCGGCACCGGGGACATCGCCGTCCGCAGGCAGACCCCGTTCGGCGAGGATCGCGGGACGGCGCCACCGTGGTGGCCGGGACAGCGCGGGTTCGTCGGCGGCACCAAGGACGCGACCACCGGCCTCGTCCACCTCGGCGCCCGCGAGTACGACCCGAAGAACGGCCGCTTCCTCTCGGTGGACCCGATCATCGACGAGAGCGACCCGCAGCAGCTCAACGCCTACGCCTACGCCAACAACAGCCCGATCACGATGACCGACCCCGACGGCCAGTGGGTGTGGTTCGCAGTGGCCATCGGCGTCAGGATCGCGGCGCGGATCGCGGCCAGGCGGGCGGCGCAGGCCGCTGCCAGGCGGGCGGCGCTCGCCGCGGCCAGGAGAAGGGCCGCCGAGGCGGCCAGGAAGCGTGCCCTTGAGGCGGCCAGGAAGCGGGCCGCGGAGGCGGCCAGGAGAAGGGCCGCGGAGGCGGCCAGGAAGAGAGCGGCGGAAGCAGCGAGGAAGAGAGCCGCGGAGGCGGCCAGGAAGCGGGCCGCGATGCAGGCCAGGAA
The nucleotide sequence above comes from Nonomuraea gerenzanensis. Encoded proteins:
- a CDS encoding LamG-like jellyroll fold domain-containing protein; amino-acid sequence: MAAQDEPERPAAAPPAQERVAVAAARSAGKPVEIESMRSETRTVFAQPDGTLSMELNVRPIRVRKEGRWVPVDTTLRVRPDGAVEPVAAAVGLTFSGGGDASLARLSRGGKSMALGWTGTLPKPTLSGDTATYAEVMPGVDLQVTADVDGFSHLLVVKSRAAAAGLTELTYPLSADGLKLKADKAGNLEATDGSEGTLFIAPTPKMWDSEGITSPKALKEGRSPEAREATMGVELSGRSLRLKPDRKMLTDAGTEFPVYLDPYFSAARNAWTAVWSNWPNSNYLNSSDVARVGHVESQKNRSFFQMNTGSTIHGKQIIKATLRTYETWSYSCSARKVEAWATNAISTATTWNKQPTWVTLLDTKNVAKGWGASCLPGGVEFDVTPQVVNAAAKSWPNVTIGLRATSETDVYAWKKFKNNPSLVIEYNSIPANPVAADVWSDPGGPCVSGDGRPVISTVAPKLWAKLKDTDNSVRGRFEWYNAAGVKTGEYLSPVGSTGTAFSATIPQTLYADGALIRWRVRAEDGKATSAWSPWCEATVDATAPGREPAVSSPQYTEDSWSDGVGLPGTFSFGPNGVADVATYVWGLDSTPSTEVAAAADGTATIALTPRHDGPNVLAVRSKDRAGQLGPIRTYVFNVNAGTGPSGHWTLDDGQGGTAADATGAHPATLNGATWTTGKTGTALKLANSYAQTAAPVIDTSRNFTVTAWARLTGNAASATAVTQEGGRTGAFALQYAKANDRWALTMAGSDTDTAPTVRALSAAAPRLNEWTHLTGVYDSAARQISLYVNGRLEGTAAVTTPWNATGPLTIGRGKVAGAASDHWSGDVDEVRAYGRAMFADEIADLVNSAATLVGHWSLDEESGSSAADSSGRATAATLSGAASWTSGWLDGALALDGVNGHAQASAPAVNTRTGFTVTAWTQLDYLPTKDTSAVAQPGSRAAGFQLGFDKEQGRWTLGMAAADTDTAALVRTRSDAIPNPLEWTHIAGVYDPLAGQLRIYVNGRLSTTTVTDHLSTWNATGPLQLGRTKAAGVFTGYWPGIVDDVRTYDGVLSAEQIAQLAAQ
- a CDS encoding RHS repeat domain-containing protein: MDPQDELDLPESRWNRFPETDEPHLPDTSWNNYRDEAKPVSPWPRRLAASLAIAVTVPMVYALPAQAEPRSAPSVQKEEPVTGTSVPVQPPLADPVQKQAWKAPPGITWPKPQKAELSKSAKSVAGFPVQVAAEKGADLSADPVSVELLDTDRLGLAMRVSPGQGVVAARAANRKTPLKIDYSGFRYAYGGDYGARLGMVKLQECALKSATATASCPQPEPVKSTNDPKTGTLSAEVESGAVYALAAAPSGQSGDHSATSLSPSADWSVGTQSGDFSWSYDLRMPPALGGDEPELSLAYSAQSVDGRTASTNNQASWAGEGFEFSPGGFIERRYKSCMIDGKKTGDLCWDQENAVVSLGGTSVELIKDATTKQWRPKRDDGTRVEVLTGATNGDNNGEYWRVTTPDGTQYTFGLNRLPGWATGKAETKSVQTVPVFGNNSGEPCYNSTPANAWCQQAYRWNLDYVVDTHGNATTYWYTQEKNYYGRNGKPELGTVYDRGAYLTRIDYGYLKGELFTKVPATRVLFEVAERCLPSGTITCAPAELKKETASHWPDVPFDQICDSGVKCVDRTTPTFFSRKRLTKVTTQVLNASGQYYPVDSWTLKHQFPASGDGLSPALWLASIQQTGHVGGTLSLPPITFIGVQLPNRVDTTEGRAPLVKWRVQAINNESGGELRINYAPAECQPGALPAADKNTKRCFPQRWAPPNEGEVTDWFHKYVVAQTVEVDRVAGSPSVVTSYEYLDGAAWRYADNILVKPEHRTWSDFRGFGRVKVREGDGQDTKRTLTEFRYFRGMHGDKQADGSKRSVQVEDTEGVKLDDLDQYAGLEREEVLYDGDGGAIETATVEEPWSAKTAESTQGGVTKTAYVVQPKAMVTRTAMPGDTWRRTGEERAYDTKGVLLQVDEKGDLASADDDACTRYSYARNDTSWMIEYPSRVQKVAAGCGTGVSTLAAGEVLSDEKIHYDGQANGQAPTKGDVTAVQELVSAEGQTITGSSHTYDVYGRETSETDPVGTKSVTAYSPATGGPVRETIETNQLGHVERTQVEPAWGEPVSEVDANNRRVDMEYDALGRLTKVWQADRSKAAGQSPSTEYSYTVRNDGPSIVTTKTLRADGGYTVSHELYDGLMRERQTQEPAPTDDQTSDPALRDGRTITDKFYNSQGEEYKTNTGYFATGTPSTELLAVSDTAVPNQVVSLFDGTGEVNAEVLKVKGAEKYRVTAKEEGDRLHVTPPPGGTATTRIGDAEDRLIELRQYKGATPTGEYESTKYTYDQAGRLASVTDPAGNVWRHFYDLRGREIRTEDPDKGVTTTTYNDADEVVTTTDSRGKTLWYGYDDLGRKTQLREGSASGTLLAEWKYDALAKGELHASIRYVGGQAYTAEINAIDADYRTLRQTITIPQREGKLAGSYQLNTRYTLDDQVQSISFPAGGGLAEESVVYSYDGLSQPTKVTGLSAYVSATRYSKMGETLQHELGEGTKKTWLTYTHDEGTRRLTGMRLDRSGAAASDLDLHYSYDTAGNITKIADAVNQDTQCFKYDHLRRLTSAWTATDGCASGNPTAATIGGVAPYAFSYAYDATGNRTKETKHGWGGLADSERTFSYPAAGGKQPHALKSVGADLFEYDAAGNTTRRKVGTSDQSLVWDAEGNLESVTEAGKTTSFVYDADGDRLLRKTATDATLYIDDMELRLDYAKDVVEQTRYYTIGGEAIAVRMPDNQVYFMANDHQGTAQAMVNAGTGDIAVRRQTPFGEDRGTAPPWWPGQRGFVGGTKDATTGLVHLGAREYDPKNGRFLSVDPIIDESDPQQLNAYAYANNSPITMTDPDGQWVWFAVAIGVRIAARIAARRAAQAAARRAALAAARRRAAEAARKRALEAARKRAAEAARRRAAEAARKRAAEAARKRAAEAARKRAAMQARKKAALARQRAAAAAARRRAAAAQRRAAAARRRAEAARRAVTRRASRPKTTVRHRPAVRPSSRRATQRQAPPKAQRTSPNTTQSQSRGLTEAQRRSIDEQLGRVQPTGAHTRSSRTQTEGIADQGTGWGPASKPWTSDYPASGSKGKTIIWRIWQLFRPIDKAT